One Bdellovibrio bacteriovorus str. Tiberius DNA segment encodes these proteins:
- a CDS encoding BatD family protein — MTKTGNFLFFLSFIFFGLFAQAAGTTVQSTVDRNEMGIGDTFTLTVAVTSSEDVDIQDPRLPDLDGFDLLNNWQSNAVAQKLVNTSSGMQFQTQRRKEFHYQLSPKKTGTLSVGSYEVVIGGKVHRTQPIVIKVGQESMGGGKPPKRPSMAPPGFDDPFESMDQAEQEIFDQLLRQRQRLLQQQGQQPQQQEDYGDYPNTTGLPEAAFRSLPTNPNEAFFISVEVDKTEVFEGEQVTVNWYIYTRGQMETLDRLKFPSLKGYWKEIIEEVPSIQFTEEIVNGTPWKKALLASHALFPIKPGTATIDEYKIKSRVRLPTQGFGFYGKPYEYTKSSAAVPVKVKPLPVEGRPSDFTGAVGQFELHASVENPQVLVNQPFSLKIRFEGAGNAKMIDLPALNLPTGLEQYDSKSESKFFKNGRSYKEFEVLVIPRQEGQMVLPGLSVSMFDPQTKKYYTRTTQPINLTVSNNPNAPVGSSSRMADAGKKADAPKVAENRLPDPLMQWQPAAEASVLYRPWLWAVLYSVASLLLLVRAQREFGWGRRRRTLKELVQKRFKVVDTALGKTDYRKVGVEMTNTFYTVLGEVSGTGGAAMEIERLLEVIPPSIRRDHGDAIAKSFEFFQTLSFAPEEMLGKMKEKETMKSQVDHAKKVLNAVVSAVEEK; from the coding sequence GTGACAAAGACTGGTAATTTCCTGTTCTTTCTAAGTTTTATTTTCTTCGGGCTTTTTGCCCAGGCCGCCGGAACGACCGTGCAGTCCACTGTGGACCGCAACGAAATGGGTATTGGTGATACGTTCACTTTGACCGTGGCCGTGACGTCCAGTGAAGACGTCGACATTCAGGACCCACGTTTGCCGGATCTGGACGGCTTTGATCTTTTGAACAACTGGCAAAGCAATGCCGTGGCTCAGAAGCTGGTCAATACATCATCCGGGATGCAGTTCCAAACCCAGCGCCGCAAAGAATTCCACTATCAGCTAAGCCCTAAAAAGACCGGGACTCTGAGCGTGGGTTCCTATGAGGTCGTGATCGGTGGCAAGGTTCACCGCACACAACCCATCGTGATCAAAGTCGGTCAGGAAAGCATGGGTGGGGGGAAACCTCCGAAGCGTCCGTCGATGGCTCCTCCGGGTTTTGATGATCCGTTTGAATCCATGGATCAGGCCGAACAAGAGATTTTTGATCAGTTGTTGCGTCAGCGCCAAAGACTGTTGCAGCAGCAAGGGCAACAACCGCAACAGCAGGAAGATTATGGCGACTATCCGAATACGACGGGCTTGCCAGAAGCCGCCTTCCGCAGTCTGCCGACGAACCCCAACGAAGCCTTCTTTATTTCTGTTGAAGTCGACAAGACCGAGGTCTTTGAAGGCGAGCAGGTCACAGTCAATTGGTACATCTACACCCGTGGTCAGATGGAAACCCTGGATCGTTTGAAGTTCCCAAGCCTGAAAGGCTACTGGAAAGAGATCATTGAAGAGGTGCCTTCCATCCAGTTCACGGAAGAGATCGTAAACGGGACCCCTTGGAAGAAAGCCCTGCTGGCTTCCCACGCCTTGTTCCCGATCAAACCGGGTACTGCGACAATTGATGAATACAAAATCAAATCCCGCGTGCGTCTGCCGACTCAAGGGTTCGGATTCTATGGCAAGCCGTATGAATACACGAAGAGCTCTGCCGCCGTTCCCGTCAAAGTAAAACCTTTGCCGGTGGAAGGGCGTCCCTCGGACTTTACCGGAGCCGTGGGACAGTTTGAACTGCATGCTTCCGTGGAAAATCCGCAGGTTCTGGTGAATCAGCCATTCAGTCTGAAAATCCGCTTTGAGGGTGCAGGCAATGCGAAGATGATTGATCTTCCGGCTTTGAACCTGCCAACGGGGTTGGAACAGTACGACAGCAAATCTGAATCCAAGTTCTTTAAAAACGGGCGCAGCTACAAGGAATTTGAAGTGCTGGTGATTCCTCGTCAGGAAGGCCAGATGGTTCTGCCGGGCTTGAGTGTCAGCATGTTTGATCCTCAGACCAAGAAGTACTACACACGCACGACTCAGCCGATCAATTTGACGGTTTCGAACAATCCAAATGCGCCGGTGGGTTCTTCTTCACGTATGGCGGATGCCGGTAAAAAAGCGGATGCCCCGAAAGTGGCTGAAAACCGTCTGCCAGATCCATTGATGCAGTGGCAGCCAGCGGCTGAAGCCAGCGTCCTTTATCGTCCATGGTTGTGGGCCGTATTGTATTCTGTAGCGTCTTTGTTATTGCTGGTCAGAGCACAGCGTGAATTCGGCTGGGGTCGTCGTCGTCGTACTTTGAAAGAACTGGTGCAAAAACGCTTCAAAGTTGTCGATACCGCTTTGGGTAAAACTGATTACCGCAAAGTGGGTGTGGAAATGACCAACACGTTCTACACCGTTCTGGGTGAAGTGTCCGGGACCGGCGGGGCGGCGATGGAAATTGAACGTCTGCTGGAAGTCATTCCGCCAAGTATTCGTCGTGATCACGGTGATGCTATCGCAAAAAGTTTTGAGTTCTTCCAGACCTTGAGTTTTGCTCCGGAAGAGATGCTGGGCAAAATGAAAGAAAAAGAAACCATGAAATCCCAAGTGGATCATGCTAAAAAAGTTCTGAACGCGGTGGTATCCGCGGTCGAGGAGAAATAG
- a CDS encoding tetratricopeptide repeat protein, with protein MAFRGSLWNLLRARTTAKALCIGMTLTMVSCGPGRPHLKTLELNREGNKALTGQTYPGAMEKYLEGLRYDPFVSQLHLNLGLSFEGLQQAEKALQSYREAEKLALADKNFELVFMARFNQAQLLGKAKQVDEALAVYQKALEIIPSSKEVKTNIELLTQQQQGQGGGEGKQDQPQNGDKNQQQQNQDGKDPKEGDKDQEQKEGKTPQQSQKYKPRPFNGKELTEGDVKKILGELKQQEEKIRAEYNRKDVKEQPRDKDW; from the coding sequence ATGGCATTTCGTGGCTCGCTGTGGAACTTGCTTCGAGCAAGAACCACAGCCAAGGCTTTGTGTATTGGAATGACATTAACGATGGTAAGCTGTGGGCCGGGCAGGCCTCATCTTAAAACTTTGGAATTGAATCGTGAGGGGAACAAGGCTCTGACGGGGCAGACTTATCCGGGGGCTATGGAGAAGTATCTTGAAGGTCTTCGTTATGATCCCTTTGTCAGTCAGCTTCATTTGAATTTGGGTTTAAGCTTTGAAGGTTTGCAGCAGGCGGAAAAAGCGCTGCAGTCTTATCGCGAGGCCGAAAAGCTTGCCTTGGCTGACAAGAATTTTGAGCTGGTGTTTATGGCGCGCTTTAATCAGGCGCAGCTTTTAGGCAAGGCCAAACAGGTGGACGAGGCTTTGGCGGTTTATCAAAAGGCGCTTGAGATCATTCCTTCTTCCAAAGAAGTAAAAACCAACATCGAGCTTCTGACCCAACAACAGCAGGGACAGGGCGGCGGTGAAGGCAAGCAGGATCAGCCGCAAAATGGTGACAAGAACCAACAGCAGCAAAATCAGGATGGAAAAGATCCCAAAGAAGGCGACAAGGATCAGGAACAAAAAGAGGGTAAAACCCCTCAGCAGTCCCAAAAGTACAAGCCTCGTCCGTTCAACGGGAAAGAGCTGACTGAAGGGGACGTGAAAAAGATCCTGGGCGAATTGAAACAGCAGGAAGAAAAAATCCGTGCTGAATACAATCGCAAAGATGTGAAGGAGCAGCCTCGTGACAAAGACTGGTAA
- a CDS encoding vWA domain-containing protein, translating into MFRFENLAAFNYLWLIPVIIIVGFVFDRMSRKKMEAAIGSRLYPFLSSSVSRKKRSIKTTLQVLAVLCFVLALARPQMGESQQEVKSEGVEIIFAVDVSESMMAEDVKPSRLAQAKAELSRLVDLMPGNKVGIVAFAGSAALLSPLTNDPGAIKMYLESLEPSSVSSQGTNFTEALKISKEAFERGGVSTDETVKVTRVILIASDGEDHEQGALDEAKKMAGEGVRIFSLAYGTEKGGAIPVRDGMGFLKGYKKDRQGQTILTTVKGDALRALAEAGQGSFYFATFGGEQTKLLVEDISKLEKAQFDTTMATQYEERFQTVLMLGIIIALLELFLGERRNSFLFWKGRYEVPPA; encoded by the coding sequence ATGTTCCGCTTTGAAAACCTTGCGGCATTTAATTATCTGTGGCTGATCCCGGTGATTATCATCGTGGGCTTTGTCTTTGATCGCATGTCGCGAAAAAAGATGGAAGCCGCCATCGGTTCAAGACTGTATCCGTTCCTTTCAAGTTCTGTATCGCGCAAGAAGCGTTCAATCAAAACCACTTTGCAGGTTTTGGCCGTGCTTTGTTTTGTACTGGCTTTGGCACGCCCACAAATGGGTGAATCCCAACAGGAAGTCAAAAGTGAAGGGGTTGAGATCATCTTCGCTGTCGACGTTTCTGAAAGTATGATGGCCGAAGACGTGAAACCTTCGCGCTTGGCACAAGCCAAAGCCGAGCTGAGCCGTCTGGTGGATCTGATGCCGGGAAATAAAGTGGGCATCGTGGCCTTTGCCGGATCGGCGGCGTTGTTGTCGCCCCTGACAAATGATCCGGGCGCGATCAAAATGTATCTGGAATCCCTGGAGCCAAGCTCTGTGTCCTCGCAAGGAACAAACTTCACGGAAGCTTTGAAGATATCCAAAGAAGCTTTCGAGCGCGGTGGGGTTTCCACCGATGAAACCGTGAAGGTAACCCGCGTGATCCTGATTGCCTCTGACGGGGAAGACCACGAGCAGGGCGCATTGGATGAAGCCAAAAAAATGGCTGGTGAAGGTGTCAGAATCTTCTCGCTGGCTTACGGGACGGAAAAAGGCGGCGCTATTCCGGTTCGTGACGGCATGGGCTTCTTAAAAGGTTATAAAAAAGACCGTCAAGGTCAGACCATTCTGACCACCGTGAAAGGCGATGCCTTGCGCGCGCTGGCTGAAGCCGGTCAGGGCAGCTTCTATTTCGCCACTTTTGGGGGCGAGCAGACCAAGTTGCTGGTGGAAGACATCAGCAAACTTGAAAAAGCCCAGTTCGACACGACTATGGCCACCCAGTACGAAGAACGCTTCCAGACAGTTTTGATGTTGGGAATTATCATCGCGCTTCTAGAGCTGTTCCTGGGTGAACGCAGAAACTCTTTCCTGTTCTGGAAAGGCCGTTACGAGGTACCTCCAGCATGA
- a CDS encoding vWA domain-containing protein produces MTYHSLWALWFLLPLVLILIWNFWKRKKKTPTLQFGSVELLKSVAPTLRTRLMHLPVILKSLALVFAIVALARPQEMNTKIRKNVEGIDIVICLDVSDSMLIEDMKPLNRLEAAKETIAKFISARTSDRIGLVVFAGESFTMVPPTLDYQMILQRVNEISSASSAKIKDGTALGVAMANAAGRLKDSQARSRVMIFMTDGENNSGTIDPETGLEIAKGYGIKVYSIGIGKDGPTRIPVYSRDIFGQKVKTYQPFESTVNEDLLGRMASDTGGKYYRATNEGALQRVFSDIDTLEKTKIDVNKFTNYTEKFPPFLIWALVLYLAGLLLGRSWLRRVP; encoded by the coding sequence ATGACCTATCATTCATTGTGGGCCCTGTGGTTCCTGCTGCCGTTGGTTTTGATTCTGATCTGGAATTTCTGGAAAAGAAAAAAGAAGACACCAACTTTGCAGTTTGGCTCGGTTGAACTGCTAAAGTCAGTGGCGCCGACCTTGCGCACCCGTTTAATGCACCTGCCGGTGATCTTAAAGTCCCTGGCTTTGGTGTTTGCGATCGTCGCTTTGGCGCGTCCGCAGGAAATGAACACCAAGATCCGCAAGAATGTGGAAGGTATCGATATCGTCATCTGTCTGGACGTTTCAGATTCAATGCTGATTGAAGACATGAAGCCTTTGAACCGCCTGGAAGCGGCGAAAGAAACCATCGCCAAGTTCATCAGTGCACGTACTTCGGATCGTATTGGTCTGGTGGTCTTTGCCGGTGAATCGTTCACCATGGTGCCACCAACGCTGGATTATCAAATGATCTTGCAGCGTGTGAATGAGATCTCAAGTGCTTCCAGTGCAAAAATCAAAGATGGAACCGCTTTGGGTGTGGCGATGGCCAATGCCGCGGGCCGTTTGAAAGATTCCCAGGCCCGCAGCCGAGTCATGATCTTCATGACGGACGGGGAGAATAACTCTGGCACCATCGACCCTGAAACGGGTCTTGAGATCGCCAAGGGTTACGGTATCAAGGTTTATTCCATCGGTATCGGTAAAGATGGTCCGACGCGCATCCCGGTGTATTCGCGCGATATCTTTGGTCAGAAGGTAAAGACTTATCAGCCGTTTGAAAGCACCGTGAACGAGGATCTGCTGGGCCGTATGGCTTCGGACACCGGTGGTAAATACTATCGCGCGACCAATGAAGGCGCCTTGCAACGGGTCTTTAGTGACATCGACACTTTGGAAAAAACCAAGATCGATGTGAACAAGTTTACGAATTACACTGAAAAATTCCCGCCCTTCCTGATTTGGGCTTTGGTTCTTTATCTGGCCGGACTGCTTTTGGGCCGTTCCTGGTTAAGGAGGGTGCCATAA